One genomic window of Lepeophtheirus salmonis chromosome 5, UVic_Lsal_1.4, whole genome shotgun sequence includes the following:
- the LOC121117286 gene encoding serine/threonine-protein kinase tricornered isoform X3 — MKFYELKRRKHSNGGGGPSKDKENFCSLHESYSSSSSDPISSVLSPISTPDNMSIRFSGHTLDKATQAKVTLENYYSNLISQHKERKHRLQRLEESLKDDAIPEAQKTEKRQQHAVKETEFLRLKRSRLGVDDFDPIKVIGRGAFGEVRLVQKRDTGHVYAMKVLRKADMVEKEQVAHVRAERDILVEADHQWVVKMYYSFQDPVNLYLIMEFLPGGDMMTLLMKKDTLSEECAQFYVSETAIAIESIHKLGFIHRDIKPDNLLLDSRGHIKLSDFGLCTGLKKSHRTEFYRDLSQVRASDFNSCNPMDSKRRAESWKRNRRQLAYSTVGTPDYIAPEVFLQTGYNSSCDWWSLGVIMYEMLIGYPPFCSENPQDTYRKIMHWKDTLVFPPEVPISEQAKETILKFCNEADRRVKNLDDIKALPFFKGTDWEHVRERPAAIQVEVKSIDDTSNFDDFPDVDLKIPTAYPPQEGNTGYKDWVFINYTFKRFEVLTQRGHPMPLLSKKTDYS; from the exons ATGAAATTTTATGAACTCAAACGTCGGAAGCATAGCAACGGCGGAGGTGGACCTTCTAAGGATAAAGAGAACTTTTGCTCACTTCATGAGTCCTATTCTTCGTCCTCTTCGGATCCTATTTCAA GTGTTCTTAGTCCAATATCTACTCCTGATAATATGAGTATCAGATTTTCCGGCCATACGCTTGACAAAGCCACACAAGCCAAAGTAACCctagaaaattattatagtaatCTCATTTCTCAGcacaaagaaagaaaacatcg TCTTCAACGATTAGAAGAGTCTTTAAAAGATGATGCAATCCCAGAAGCTCAAAAAACCGAGAAACGACAGCAACATGCAGTAAAAGAAACAGAGTTTTTGAGACTTAAACGATCGCGCCTGGGAGTGGATGACTTTGATCCCATCAAAGTCATTGGAAGAGGAGCTTTTGGTGAAGTGAGACTTGTTCAAAAGCGGGATACGGGACATGTATACGCCATGAAGGTTCTAAGGAAAGCGGATATGGTTGAAAAAGAACAAGTTGCTCATGTGCGAGCTGAAAGAGATATTTTAGTCGAAGCGGATCATCAATGGGTTGTAAAAATGTACTACTCCTTTCAAGATCCTGTGAACCTTTATCTTATTATGGAATTCCTGCCAGGGG GCGATATGATGACTCTCCTCATGAAAAAAGATACATTGTCAGAAGAGTGTGCTCAGTTTTACGTCTCTGAAACTGCTATTGCCATTGAATCCATTCACAAATTAGGCTTCATTCATAg GGATATCAAACCAGACAACTTATTATTAGACTCAAGAGGACATATAAAACTTTCTGACTTTGGTCTATGTACAGGCCTTAAAAAATCTCACCGCACAGAGTTTTACAGGGATCTTTCACAAGTGAGGGCCTCCGACTTTAATTCTTGTAATCCTATGGATTCTAAAAGAAGAGCAGAAAGTTGGAAACGTAACCGTAGACAGTTGGCTTATTCGACAGTTGGCACTCCCGATTATATCGCACCGGAAGTGTTTTTACAG acGGGATACAATTCAAGCTGTGATTGGTGGAGTCTTGGTGTGATTATGTATGAGATGTTAATAGGATATCCACCATTTTGTAGTGAAAATCCCCAAGATACCTATAGAAAAATCATGCATTGGAAAGACACCCTCGTATTTCCACCCGAAGTTCCCATTTCTGAGCAGGCCAAGGAAACCATTCTCAA gTTTTGTAACGAAGCGGATCGTAGAGTGAAAAATCTTGACGATATAAAAGccttacctttttttaaag GCACGGATTGGGAACATGTTCGCGAGCGCCCTGCAGCTATACAAGTCGAAGTAAAATCAATTGATGATACATCAAACTTTGACGACTTTCCAGACGTGGATCTTAAAATTCCTACGGCTTATCCACCTCAAGAGGGTAACACTGGCTACAAGGATTGggttttcataaattatactttCAAACGTTTTGAGGTCCTTACTCAAAGAGGTCATCCTATGCCGCTTTTATCCAAAAAGACTGATTAttcttga
- the LOC121117286 gene encoding serine/threonine-protein kinase tricornered isoform X1, with the protein MLKQGGSCNPSGGTIGKGRKVNFVTLNEDEGSRPRCRRHHYRQEDSTSCSSFVYRMLDNILMTTESPHSSEKTKLQNGGSEERKNSSCGGSRKGIASVLSPISTPDNMSIRFSGHTLDKATQAKVTLENYYSNLISQHKERKHRLQRLEESLKDDAIPEAQKTEKRQQHAVKETEFLRLKRSRLGVDDFDPIKVIGRGAFGEVRLVQKRDTGHVYAMKVLRKADMVEKEQVAHVRAERDILVEADHQWVVKMYYSFQDPVNLYLIMEFLPGGDMMTLLMKKDTLSEECAQFYVSETAIAIESIHKLGFIHRDIKPDNLLLDSRGHIKLSDFGLCTGLKKSHRTEFYRDLSQVRASDFNSCNPMDSKRRAESWKRNRRQLAYSTVGTPDYIAPEVFLQTGYNSSCDWWSLGVIMYEMLIGYPPFCSENPQDTYRKIMHWKDTLVFPPEVPISEQAKETILKFCNEADRRVKNLDDIKALPFFKGTDWEHVRERPAAIQVEVKSIDDTSNFDDFPDVDLKIPTAYPPQEGNTGYKDWVFINYTFKRFEVLTQRGHPMPLLSKKTDYS; encoded by the exons ATGCTGAAACAAGGCGGTAGTTGCAACCCTAGTGGAGGGACCATCGGAAAAGGACGAAAAGTTAATTTCGTGACTCTCAATGAAGACGAAGGAAGTCGCCCTCGTTGTCGTCGCCATCACTACCGACAAGAGGACTCTACCTCTTGCTCCTCTTTTGTATATAGAATGCTTGACAACATACTGATGACCACTGAGTCCCCCCATTCGTCAGAAAAGACCAAATTACAAAATGGTGGGAGCGAAGAGAGGAAAAATAGTAGTTGCGGTGGTAGCAGAAAGGGCATTgcaa GTGTTCTTAGTCCAATATCTACTCCTGATAATATGAGTATCAGATTTTCCGGCCATACGCTTGACAAAGCCACACAAGCCAAAGTAACCctagaaaattattatagtaatCTCATTTCTCAGcacaaagaaagaaaacatcg TCTTCAACGATTAGAAGAGTCTTTAAAAGATGATGCAATCCCAGAAGCTCAAAAAACCGAGAAACGACAGCAACATGCAGTAAAAGAAACAGAGTTTTTGAGACTTAAACGATCGCGCCTGGGAGTGGATGACTTTGATCCCATCAAAGTCATTGGAAGAGGAGCTTTTGGTGAAGTGAGACTTGTTCAAAAGCGGGATACGGGACATGTATACGCCATGAAGGTTCTAAGGAAAGCGGATATGGTTGAAAAAGAACAAGTTGCTCATGTGCGAGCTGAAAGAGATATTTTAGTCGAAGCGGATCATCAATGGGTTGTAAAAATGTACTACTCCTTTCAAGATCCTGTGAACCTTTATCTTATTATGGAATTCCTGCCAGGGG GCGATATGATGACTCTCCTCATGAAAAAAGATACATTGTCAGAAGAGTGTGCTCAGTTTTACGTCTCTGAAACTGCTATTGCCATTGAATCCATTCACAAATTAGGCTTCATTCATAg GGATATCAAACCAGACAACTTATTATTAGACTCAAGAGGACATATAAAACTTTCTGACTTTGGTCTATGTACAGGCCTTAAAAAATCTCACCGCACAGAGTTTTACAGGGATCTTTCACAAGTGAGGGCCTCCGACTTTAATTCTTGTAATCCTATGGATTCTAAAAGAAGAGCAGAAAGTTGGAAACGTAACCGTAGACAGTTGGCTTATTCGACAGTTGGCACTCCCGATTATATCGCACCGGAAGTGTTTTTACAG acGGGATACAATTCAAGCTGTGATTGGTGGAGTCTTGGTGTGATTATGTATGAGATGTTAATAGGATATCCACCATTTTGTAGTGAAAATCCCCAAGATACCTATAGAAAAATCATGCATTGGAAAGACACCCTCGTATTTCCACCCGAAGTTCCCATTTCTGAGCAGGCCAAGGAAACCATTCTCAA gTTTTGTAACGAAGCGGATCGTAGAGTGAAAAATCTTGACGATATAAAAGccttacctttttttaaag GCACGGATTGGGAACATGTTCGCGAGCGCCCTGCAGCTATACAAGTCGAAGTAAAATCAATTGATGATACATCAAACTTTGACGACTTTCCAGACGTGGATCTTAAAATTCCTACGGCTTATCCACCTCAAGAGGGTAACACTGGCTACAAGGATTGggttttcataaattatactttCAAACGTTTTGAGGTCCTTACTCAAAGAGGTCATCCTATGCCGCTTTTATCCAAAAAGACTGATTAttcttga
- the LOC121117286 gene encoding serine/threonine-protein kinase tricornered isoform X2, with the protein MTTHLTSWGKMSFHRKPKQSQVGSSKSPSRSSGGGSPIRGNRVTQSLQVPSVIRSIPQGGRSVEDCDIQGVLSPISTPDNMSIRFSGHTLDKATQAKVTLENYYSNLISQHKERKHRLQRLEESLKDDAIPEAQKTEKRQQHAVKETEFLRLKRSRLGVDDFDPIKVIGRGAFGEVRLVQKRDTGHVYAMKVLRKADMVEKEQVAHVRAERDILVEADHQWVVKMYYSFQDPVNLYLIMEFLPGGDMMTLLMKKDTLSEECAQFYVSETAIAIESIHKLGFIHRDIKPDNLLLDSRGHIKLSDFGLCTGLKKSHRTEFYRDLSQVRASDFNSCNPMDSKRRAESWKRNRRQLAYSTVGTPDYIAPEVFLQTGYNSSCDWWSLGVIMYEMLIGYPPFCSENPQDTYRKIMHWKDTLVFPPEVPISEQAKETILKFCNEADRRVKNLDDIKALPFFKGTDWEHVRERPAAIQVEVKSIDDTSNFDDFPDVDLKIPTAYPPQEGNTGYKDWVFINYTFKRFEVLTQRGHPMPLLSKKTDYS; encoded by the exons ATGACAACTCATTTGACATCTTGGGGTAAGATGAGCTTTCATCGTAAGCCCAAACAGAGTCAAGTTGGATCCTCAAAGTCTCCAAGTCGTTCGTCTGGAGGAGGATCTCCTATTAGAGGGAATCGCGTAACGCAATCCTTACAAGTTCCGTCTGTTATTCGGTCGATCCCTCAGGGGGGAAGAAGTGTGGAAGATTGTGATATCCAag GTGTTCTTAGTCCAATATCTACTCCTGATAATATGAGTATCAGATTTTCCGGCCATACGCTTGACAAAGCCACACAAGCCAAAGTAACCctagaaaattattatagtaatCTCATTTCTCAGcacaaagaaagaaaacatcg TCTTCAACGATTAGAAGAGTCTTTAAAAGATGATGCAATCCCAGAAGCTCAAAAAACCGAGAAACGACAGCAACATGCAGTAAAAGAAACAGAGTTTTTGAGACTTAAACGATCGCGCCTGGGAGTGGATGACTTTGATCCCATCAAAGTCATTGGAAGAGGAGCTTTTGGTGAAGTGAGACTTGTTCAAAAGCGGGATACGGGACATGTATACGCCATGAAGGTTCTAAGGAAAGCGGATATGGTTGAAAAAGAACAAGTTGCTCATGTGCGAGCTGAAAGAGATATTTTAGTCGAAGCGGATCATCAATGGGTTGTAAAAATGTACTACTCCTTTCAAGATCCTGTGAACCTTTATCTTATTATGGAATTCCTGCCAGGGG GCGATATGATGACTCTCCTCATGAAAAAAGATACATTGTCAGAAGAGTGTGCTCAGTTTTACGTCTCTGAAACTGCTATTGCCATTGAATCCATTCACAAATTAGGCTTCATTCATAg GGATATCAAACCAGACAACTTATTATTAGACTCAAGAGGACATATAAAACTTTCTGACTTTGGTCTATGTACAGGCCTTAAAAAATCTCACCGCACAGAGTTTTACAGGGATCTTTCACAAGTGAGGGCCTCCGACTTTAATTCTTGTAATCCTATGGATTCTAAAAGAAGAGCAGAAAGTTGGAAACGTAACCGTAGACAGTTGGCTTATTCGACAGTTGGCACTCCCGATTATATCGCACCGGAAGTGTTTTTACAG acGGGATACAATTCAAGCTGTGATTGGTGGAGTCTTGGTGTGATTATGTATGAGATGTTAATAGGATATCCACCATTTTGTAGTGAAAATCCCCAAGATACCTATAGAAAAATCATGCATTGGAAAGACACCCTCGTATTTCCACCCGAAGTTCCCATTTCTGAGCAGGCCAAGGAAACCATTCTCAA gTTTTGTAACGAAGCGGATCGTAGAGTGAAAAATCTTGACGATATAAAAGccttacctttttttaaag GCACGGATTGGGAACATGTTCGCGAGCGCCCTGCAGCTATACAAGTCGAAGTAAAATCAATTGATGATACATCAAACTTTGACGACTTTCCAGACGTGGATCTTAAAATTCCTACGGCTTATCCACCTCAAGAGGGTAACACTGGCTACAAGGATTGggttttcataaattatactttCAAACGTTTTGAGGTCCTTACTCAAAGAGGTCATCCTATGCCGCTTTTATCCAAAAAGACTGATTAttcttga